One region of Bactrocera neohumeralis isolate Rockhampton chromosome 5, APGP_CSIRO_Bneo_wtdbg2-racon-allhic-juicebox.fasta_v2, whole genome shotgun sequence genomic DNA includes:
- the LOC126758969 gene encoding putative inositol monophosphatase 3 → MSYTKRREKMGRTIHIHRVPAAIALITITLIIVYFVNFHEDERPAVYGLLRNQNKVNLRKLLIGAIQAAQRGGLEVLDVAQSRDLRERSKGKTDEGANDPFTDADGRSHCVMKEGLHRIFPRVKIYSEEDKESCSNVNTFDLDPTVLHETANLPNELVDIKDVTVWIDPLDATQEFTEKLYQYVTTMVCVAVKGKPIIGVIHSPFIGQTAWAWVDHSMSEYLASIHPVNPDTSKPLITVSRSHAGSVKDLTRNVFGEESEILTAAGAGYKVLQVISNNATAYLHSTKIKKWDICAGDAILNALGGAMTNLNDELIDYGPEGSPVNDQGLLATLKNHDEYIEKLMEYRKSHTASAHR, encoded by the exons ATGAGCTATACGAAGCGCAGAGAAAAAATGGGGCGCACGATACATATTCATCGAGTGCCCGCTGCCATTGCCCTCATCACGATAACACTTATTATAGTGTATTTTGTGAATTTCCATGAGGACGAACGACCCGCTGTATATGGCTTGCTACGCAATCAAAATAAGGTGAATTTACGCAAGCTACTGATTGGTGCCATACAGGCAGCACAACGCGGCGGATTGGAAGTACTGGATGTAGCTCAATCGCGAGATTTAAGAGAACGTAGTAAAGGTAAAACAGACGAGGGTGCAAACGATCCATTTACGGATGCGGATGGACGTTCCCATTGTGTCATGAAAGAAGGGCTACATCGTATTTTCCCACGAGTTAAAATATACTCTGAGGAAGACAAAGAAAGCTGTAGTAACGTGAATACTTTCGATTTAGATCCCACAGTACTGCATGAAACGGCCAACTTGCCCAATGAATTGGTTGATATAAAAGATGTCACAGTATGGATTGATCCTCTAGATGCAACTCAAGAATTTACGG aaaaactTTATCAATATGTCACGACCATGGTGTGTGTAGCAGTAAAAGGAAAGCCCATTATCGGAGTTATACACAGTCCGTTTATAGGGCAAACTGCGTGGGCTTGGGTGGATCATTCAATGTCTGAATATTTAGCATCTATACATCCTGTCAATCCAGACACTTCAAAACCACTTATTACGGTATCACGTTCTCACGCAGGTAGCGTAAAAGATTTGACACGCAATGTTTTTGGTGAAGAGTCAGAGATCTTAACGGCTGCCGGCGCTGGTTATAAAGTTCTGCAAGTAATATCCAACAATGCCACGGCGTATTTGCATTCAACGAAGATTAAAAAATGGGATATTTGCGCGGGAGATGCTATTTTAAATGCGCTTGGTGGAGCTATGACGAATCTTAACGATGAGCTGATTGATTATGGGCCAGAAGGCTCACCAGTCAATGATCAGGGATTATTAGCTACGCTTAAAAATCATGatgagtatatcgaaaaattgatGGAGTATAGAAAGAGCCACACTGCGTCTGCACACAGAtag
- the LOC126758981 gene encoding transmembrane protein 17-like, with the protein MSNTKMPTKSSVEDISYNANLWLQAAMLINVYMSLIWGIIYGCYILYNLSELQDFYGRAVIVAYILSLLAEVYRLRAGYKGNLGAEISELSIFLVTTPLIQLPLLAFLFLAVRGDWTIIYLIIELMFCLMLIELIAGMWAWHMFAKHQNDLHKLKRQIALQMRNAKKESANAADTWNVL; encoded by the exons ATGTCCAACACAAAAATGCCTACAAAATCCAGCGTGGAGG ACATATCTTACAACGCCAACCTTTGGCTACAAGCCGCTATGCTAATCAATGTTTACATGTCCTTAATTTGGGGTATAATTTACGGTTGCTATATACTCTATAAT TTGTCAGAGTTGCAGGACTTTTATGGACGTGCGGTTATAGTCGCCTACATATTATCGTTGTTGGCCGAAGTTTATCGCTTACGTGCGGGCTATAAAGGCAACTTGGGCGCagag ATCAGCGAGCTGAGCATCTTTCTTGTGACAACACCGTTAATACAACTGCCGTTACTCGCGTTTCTCTTTCTCGCCGTGCGTGGTGATTGGACGATCATATATCTCATTATTGAGTTAATGTTTTGTTTAATGCTAATTGAATTGATTGCCGGCATGTGGGCCTGGCATATGTTTGCGAAACATCAAAATGATTTGCACAAACTGAAGCGCCAAATCGCGTTGCAAATGCGAAATGCCAAAAAAGAAAGTGCAAATGCTGCGGACACATGGAATGTGCTATAG
- the LOC126758941 gene encoding coatomer subunit beta encodes MALAEGPCYTIINSPDIEVPNEMQLKQDLEKGDTNMKIETLKKVIQMLLNGERLSGLIMTIIRFVLPVQNHQIKKLLLIFWEIVPKTSADGKLLQEMILVCDAYRKDLQHPNEFLRGSTLRFLCKLKEPELLEPLMPAIRACLEHRHSYVRRNAVLAIFTIYKNFDWLVPDGPELIANFLETQQDMSCKRNAFLMLLHADQERALNYLASCIDQVNNFGDILQLVIVELIYKVCHANPAERSRFIRCIYNLLNSSSNAVRYEAAGTLITLSSAPTAIRAAASCYIELIVGDSDNNVKLIVLDRLIAMKENENMEKVMQDLVMDILRVLAAPDIEVRRKTLALAMDLVSSRNIEEMVLVLKKEVSKTHNVEHEDTGKYRQLLVRTLHSCSIKFPDVAANVIPVLVEFLSDTNEFAAADVLIFIREAIQKFPSLRALIIERLIEAFPQIKSSKIHRAAVWILGEYVDNKEQILEVTETIIQTLGEIPMVEAEQKRLAGEQTDEGQKATEPNTVSAGNKVTSDGTYATQSAFSLAPVAKKEKRPPLRQYLMDGDFFIGAALSATLTKLALRYAELEDDVRQQNRLTTQVMLIMSSILHLGKSGFPTKPITNDDIDRIFICLRTLSERTKEAVEVFQHYCRDALGKMLDAQHEEDQRILKEKQRAAAKVQPDDPVGFAQLSNGRDNQLGENVFETSLNQALAGTKSTNLSDITSPNNKLNKVTQLTGFSDPVYAEAYVNVNQYDIVLDVLIVNQTNDTLQNCTLELATLGDLKLVERPHPVVLAPHDFCNIKANVKVSSTENGIIFGNIVYDTSINTNVVVLNTIHIDIMDYIIPASCTDTEFRQMWQDFEWENKVTVNTTFTDLHEYLKHLLKSTNMKCLTPEKALSGQCGFMAANMYAKSIFGENALANLSIEKPVDDPDSKVTGHIRIRAKSQGMALSLGDKISSSQKQSVQAA; translated from the exons ATGGCGTTGGCCGAGGGACCTTGCTATACAATCATCAACTCGCCGGACATCGAGGTACCGAACGAGATGCAACTTAAACAAGACCTCGAAAAGGGAGATACCAATATGAAAATCGAGacattgaaaaaagttatacaaaTGTTATTGAATGGAGAACGTTTATCTGGTCTGATAATGACTATCATCAGATTCGTGCTTCCGGTACAGAATCATCAAATCAAAAAACTATTACTCATCTTCTGGGAGATAGTGCCGAAAACCTCAGCAGATGGCAAACTTTTGCAAGAAATGATATTGGTGTGTGATGCATACCGCAAGGACTTGCAACATCCCAATGAATTTCTACGCGGCTCAACTCTACGTTTCCTGTGCAAACTAAAAGAGCCAGAGCTTTTGGAGCCACTCATGCCAGCCATACGTGCTTGCCTTGAACATCGTCATTCCTACGTTCGACGAAATGCAGTTTTGGCCATTTTCACCATATACAAAAACTTTGATTGGTTAGTGCCAGACGGTCCAGAGTTGATTGCTAATTTCTTGGAAACTCAGCAAGATATGTCTTGCAAGCGAAATGCTTTTTTGATGCTCTTGCATGCTGATCAAGAACGTGCACTCAACTATCTGGCATCTTGCATTGACCAAGTTAACAACTTTGGTGATATTCTACAATTGGTAATTGTTGAACTCATCTATAAAGTGTGTCACGCCAATCCAGCAGAACGCTCACGTTTTATACGTTGCATTTACAATCTGCTTAATTCATCATCAAATGCTGTGCGTTATGAAGCGGCCGGCACACTCATTACACTATCGTCTGCACCAACCGCTATTCGTGCCGCAGCCAGCTGTTATATTGAGTTGATTGTCGGTGATAGCGATAACAATGTCAAACTTATTGTGTTGGATCGCTTAATTGCTatgaaagaaaatgaaaatatggaGAAAGTAATGCAAGATTTAGTAATGGATATACTACGTGTATTGGCAGCACCCGATATCGAAGTGCGACGTAAGACGTTGGCACTTGCCATGGATTTAGTCTCTTCACGCAATATTGAGGAAATGGTTCTGGTATTAAAGAAAGAAGTTTCTAAAACCCATAATGTTGAACACGAGGACACTGGCAAGTATCGCCAATTGCTTGTACGCACATTACACTCTTGCTCCATAAAATTCCCTGATGTGGCCGCAAATGTAATACCCGTTTTAGTGGAATTCCTTTCCGATACAAATGAATTTGCTGCAGCTGATGTGTTGATTTTCATACGTGAGGCTATACAGAAATTCCCCTCACTACGTGCACTTATTATCGAGCGTTTAATTGAAGCATTCCCACAAATAAAATCGTCGAAAATACATCGTGCCGCAGTCTGGATATTAGGTGAATATGTAGACAACAAAGAGCAGATACTCGAAGTAACCGAAACCATAATACAGACATTGGGAGAAATACCGATGGTTGAAGCGGAGCAAAAACGTTTAGCGGGTGAACAAACCGATGAGGGGCAGAAAGCCACTGAGCCCAACACGGTTTCTGCTGGCAATAAAGTCACCTCGGATGGTACATATGCCACCCAAAGTGCTTTCAGCTTGGCGCC TGTCGCAAAGAAGGAGAAACGACCACCACTACGCCAGTATTTAATGGATGGTGACTTCTTCATTGGAGCTGCACTCTCAGCCACTCTAACTAAACTAGCACTACGATATGCCGAGTTGGAAGATGATGTG CGTCAACAAAATCGTTTGACTACACAAGTTATGCTCATTATGAGTTCCATATTGCATCTTGGAAAATCCGGTTTCCCTACCAAACCTATCACCAATGATGACATAGATCGTATCTTCATTTGCTTGCGCACACTGAGTGAACGCACCAAAGAGGCAGTCGAAGTATTCCAACATTATTGCCGTGACGCACTTGGCAAAATGCTGGATGCCCAACATGAAGAGGATCAACGCATTTTGAAAGAGAAACAACGTGCTGCTGCTAAGGTACAACCTGACGATCCCGTTGGATTTGCACAACTATCTAATGGGCGTGACAATCAATTGGGCGAGAACGTGTTCGAAACTAGTTTGAATCAAGCGTTGGCCGGCACAAAATCAACCAATTTGAGTGACATCACTTCGCCAAATAACAAACTCAATAAGGTAACACAATTGACCGGCTTCTCTGATCCAGTCTACGCTGAGGCTTATGTAAATGTCAACCAATACGACATCGTCTTGGATGTATTGATTGTAAATCAAACAA ACGATACGCTACAAAACTGTACACTCGAGTTGGCAACTTTGGGTGATTTGAAATTGGTTGAACGACCACATCCAGTTGTGTTGGCGCCCCATGATTTCTGCAACATCAAGGCAAATGTGAAAGTGTCGTCCACTGAGAATGGCATAATTTTCGGAAATATCG tTTACGACACGAGCATCAATACAAATGTCGTTGTGCTGAACACCATACACATTGACATTATGGATTATATCATACCCGCTTCGTGCACTGACACTGAGTTTAGACAGATGTGGCAAGATTTCGAGTGGGAAAATAAG GTAACGGTTAACACTACATTCACCGATTTGCATGAGTATTTGAAGCATTTGTTGAAGAGCACCAACATGAAATGTTTGACTCCGGAGAAGGCACTCAGCGGCCAATGTGGATTTATGGctgcaaatatgtatgcgaA ATCAATCTTTGGTGAAAACGCCCTTGCCAATTTAAGCATCGAAAAACCTGTGGACGATCCCGATTCCAAGGTCACCGGCCACATACGCATACGCGCTAAAAGCCAG GGCATGGCACTAAGCTTAGGTGATAAGATCAGTTCGTCGCAGAAACAGTCAGTGCAGGCTGCTTAA
- the LOC126758966 gene encoding diphosphomevalonate decarboxylase, which translates to MFVETCIAPVNIALIKYWGKRHEELILPINDSLSVTLNTDEMCAKTTAAASASFKDNVMWLNGEKVPFEQNARLMRCVKELQQLAIAKGKLKFPIDWRLHIASRNNFPTAAGLASSAAGYACLVYTLAQLYGVENEELTTIARQGSGSACRSLHGGFVRWRMGTRNDGSDSIGSPVVPAEHWQDFHIIILVVNDSRKKTSSTNGMKRAVETSDLLTYRAQHCVPQRIAAVIDAIKNHDFPKLAEITMRDSNQFHAIALDTFPPCAYMNDVSHAIVDFVHAFNKAAGEIKLAYTFDAGPNACLFLLEKDVSAALAAIQNSFPNDAGDSVEYVKGIPIKCEPKEIDAFYNNGTLPKNDKNLFKYVIHTRIGTGPQRLDESKSLLNISNGLPLEN; encoded by the exons atgtttgttgaaACATGCATTGCACCTGTAAACATTGCACTAATCAAATATT GGGGAAAACGACATGAGGAACTCATATTACCCATCAACGACTCGCTCAGTGTGACCCTTAACACCGACGAG ATGTGCGCTAAAACAACGGCAGCTGCTTCAGCTTCCTTTAAAGATAACGTAATGTGGTTGAATGGCGAAAAGGTGCCATTTGAGCAGAACGCACGGTTAATGCGTTGTGTGAAGGAAT tacAACAACTTGCTATTGCTAAAGGAAAACTAAAGTTCCCCATAGATTGGAGGCTACATATAGCATCGCGTAATAATTTTCCTACTGCTGCGGGCTTGGCGTCAAGCGCAGCTGGTTACGCttgtcttgtatatacacttgcGCAACTGTATGGCGTGGAAAATGAAGAATTGACGACAATTGCTCGCCAAGGAAGTGGTTCTGCATGTCGCAGCTTGCACGGCGGTTTTGTACGCTGGCGCATGGGTACACGCAATGATGGTAGTGATTCAATAGGCTCTCCCGTTGTACCGGCAGAGCATTGGCAGGACTTTCATATCATCATATTGGTGGTAAACGATTCACGTAAGAAAACAAGCTCGACTAACGGTATGAAACGTGCTGTAGAAACATCAGATTTGTTAACATATCGTGCACAACATTGCGTACCACAGCGTATAGCAGCAGTGATCGATGCAATAAAAAACCATGACTTCCCTAAATTGGCAGAAATTACTATGCGCGATTCGAATCAATTTCATGCTATTGCCTTAGACACATTTCCACCATGTGCATACATGAATGATGTGTCACATGCAATTGTGGACTTTGTTCACGCTTTTAATAAAGCAGCAGGCGAAATAAAGTTGGCTTATACTTTTGATGCCGGACCAAATGCTTGCCTATTTCTTTTAGAAAAAGATGTAAGTGCTGCATTGGCGGCAATACAAAACAGTTTTCCGAATGATGCGGGAGACAGTGTAGAATATGTTAAGGGCATACCGATAAAGTGTGAACCCAAAGAG atcgaCGCCTTCTACAATAATGGTACTTTACCTAAAAATGATAAGAatctttttaaatatgtaattcaTACAAGGATTGGTACAGGACCACAACGTCTCGATGAAAGCAAAAGCCTTTTAAATATCAGTAATGGCTTACCACTTGAAAATTAA
- the LOC126758980 gene encoding glycolipid transfer protein isoform X3 has protein sequence MSTPRIQFKALKGFPPATKDKIETEAFLESAKEIVTVIESFGKLFTPVISDMNGNITKLTKVYNMDKIKYVYLEDMIILNVKVDNFAADALLWLKRGLQLICTFFENIFYDAQATDVLKIHLQNAYERTLKPYHGFLVQGTIKVGCCGCDNLQLGAHTLTADRYGRGAR, from the exons ATGTCAACTCCACGTATACAATTTAAAGCATTGAAGGGCTTCCCGCCAGCCACTAAAGATAAAATCGAAACCGAAGCATTTCTGGAGTCTGCAAAGGAAATTGTGACCGTTATTG AGTCCTTTGGCAAACTATTTACACCTGTGATAAGTGATATGAACGGCAATATTACG AAATTAACAAAAGTCTATAATATGGACAAAATCAAATATGTCTACCTGGAGGATATGATCATCTTGAATGTAAAAGTGGACAACTTCGCTGCGGACGCGCTTTTGTGGCTGAAGCGTGGACTACAATTAATTTGCACCTTTTTCGAAAACATATTCTACGACGCACAAGCGACGGACGTGCTGAAAATACATTTGCAGAATGCATACGAGCGCACGCTGAAGCCTTATCACGGTTTCCTAGTGCAAGGCACCATAAAAGTAGGTTGTTGCGGTTGTG ATAATCTACAACTGGGTGCCCACACGCTCACAGCTGATCGGTACGGGCGAGGCGCACGATGA
- the LOC126758958 gene encoding uncharacterized protein LOC126758958 — MISDDCVHKIELDNLENGEIIKHTILLIKGHIRQQRQAKKCREQHILLRVRHDDSVLEATWELQIQSKISRTGQFKLLCDFAQHELETVCTRTPLILNFSYCNIVYQCEILYESTAYSKNSYSLQALYITCVNQKSLAAEQVLENCEKINLNLRLVQSVYAEQLRSAGYGRRTFTLNSDCKVFESRLTCEEVWEQSEESLWQNFAKEILNSSTWSGEEKLKFVAFIGCTKYDGAAVAVSGDFSYSNIRKHLKGHAALGGGGLALFGAAYLYAWPQSFNEINACFGSNKLVDLTQLPDDSNYRRTYGGVYATTLGAVVHEIGHTFDLGHTRDGVMGNGVDYINRVFTIDNLTEHLPDRIIQRPLPELCIEIATRPRFTQLKRATNTFLEKYHEQKINDSFYFTPNCVIILSYNKWFGNSNDCNAEENTADVPITYDAVNSCVIVEGHENPLCLIEVRSVDNSLVKYWYEPQSNKECSEVYKFYLPKEALKALGESHYLFVLTRSGITKRFCEH; from the coding sequence ATGATTAGCGATGATTGTGTGCACAAGATAGAACTAGATAATCTAGAGAACGGCGAAATTATAAAGCACACGATACTACTAATTAAGGGGCACATTCGTCAACAGCGACAGGCAAAAAAGTGTAGAGAGCAACACATTTTACTACGAGTAAGGCACGATGATAGCGTTCTAGAGGCAACTTGGGAGTTGCAGATACAATCGAAAATTTCCAGAACCGGCCAGTTCAAACTACTTTGTGATTTTGCTCAGCATGAACTCGAGACAGTCTGCACACGAACACCACTGATACTAAATTTTAGTTACTGCAACATTGTGTATCAGTGTGAGATCCTGTATGAATCTACCGCTTACAGCAAAAACAGTTACAGTCTGCAAGCATTGTACATCACATGTGTGAATCAGAAGTCTTTAGCGGCGGAGCAAGTGcttgaaaattgtgaaaaaatcaatttgaatcTACGCTTGGTGCAGTCTGTATATGCCGAACAGTTGCGATCTGCTGGTTACGGTAGAAGAACTTTTACATTGAACAGCGATTGTAAAGTATTTGAATCACGTTTAACATGTGAAGAAGTTTGGGAGCAGTCTGAAGAAAGTTTGtggcaaaattttgcaaaagaaatactTAACTCGTCTACTTGGAGTGGTgaggaaaaattgaaatttgttgcgTTCATTGGTTGTACAAAATATGATGGTGCAGCCGTAGCAGTCTCAGGAGATTTCTCTTATTCAAACATACGTAAACATTTGAAGGGCCACGCAGCCCTAGGTGGTGGTGGTCTAGCGCTTTTTGGTGCAGCCTATTTATATGCATGGCCACAGAGCTTTAACGAAATCAACGCATGTTTTGGCAGCAACAAGTTGGTTGATCTGACACAATTACCAGACGATAGCAACTATCGGCGTACATATGGCGGTGTTTATGCAACTACTTTAGGTGCCGTAGTGCATGAAATTGGACACACTTTCGACTTGGGTCATACTAGAGATGGTGTGATGGGCAATGGTGTCGATTATATTAATCGTGTTTTTACAATAGACAATTTGACCGAACATCTACCGGATAGAATCATACAGCGACCGTTGCCAGAACTGTGTATTGAAATCGCGACGCGTCCACGTTTCACACAACTCAAACGTGCCACAAACACGTTTTTGGAAAAGTATCACGAACAGAAGATAAATGACTCATTTTATTTTACGCCAAATTGTGTAATTATTTTATCTTATAATAAATGGTTTGGAAATTCGAACGACTGTAATGCTGAAGAGAATACGGCTGATGTTCCAATAACCTATGATGCTGTTAATAGCTGTGTGATTGTTGAAGGACACGAGAATCCACTCTGTCTGATAGAGGTGCGCAGTGTTGATAACAGTTTAGTGAAATATTGGTATGAGCCGCAGTCAAACAAAGAGTGCAGTGAAGTTTATAAATTCTACTTGCCAAAGGAAGCGCTCAAAGCGCTCGGAGAGAgtcattatttgtttgtgttaacACGGTCGGGCATAACAAAGCGTTTTTGTGAgcattaa
- the LOC126758980 gene encoding glycolipid transfer protein isoform X2, with the protein MSTPRIQFKALKGFPPATKDKIETEAFLESAKEIVTVIESFGKLFTPVISDMNGNITKLTKVYNMDKIKYVYLEDMIILNVKVDNFAADALLWLKRGLQLICTFFENIFYDAQATDVLKIHLQNAYERTLKPYHGFLVQGTIKIIYNWVPTRSQLIGTGEAHDENLQELEKFLPTMRSHLNRIDALLKQCNVDNAKV; encoded by the exons ATGTCAACTCCACGTATACAATTTAAAGCATTGAAGGGCTTCCCGCCAGCCACTAAAGATAAAATCGAAACCGAAGCATTTCTGGAGTCTGCAAAGGAAATTGTGACCGTTATTG AGTCCTTTGGCAAACTATTTACACCTGTGATAAGTGATATGAACGGCAATATTACG AAATTAACAAAAGTCTATAATATGGACAAAATCAAATATGTCTACCTGGAGGATATGATCATCTTGAATGTAAAAGTGGACAACTTCGCTGCGGACGCGCTTTTGTGGCTGAAGCGTGGACTACAATTAATTTGCACCTTTTTCGAAAACATATTCTACGACGCACAAGCGACGGACGTGCTGAAAATACATTTGCAGAATGCATACGAGCGCACGCTGAAGCCTTATCACGGTTTTCTAGTGCAAGGCACCATAAAA ATAATCTACAACTGGGTGCCCACACGCTCACAGCTGATCGGTACGGGCGAGGCGCACGATGAGAATCTGCAAGAATTGGAGAAATTTCTACCGACAATGCGCAGCCACTTGAATCGCATCGATGCACTGCTAAAGCAATGCAACGTTGATAATGCTAAGGTGTGA
- the LOC126758982 gene encoding transmembrane protein 17-like has product MCNTKMPTKSSVEDISYNANLWLQAAMLINVYMSLIWGIIYGCYILYNLSELQDFYGRAVIVAYILSLLAEVYRLRAGYKGNLGAEISELSIFLVTTPLIQLPLLAFLFLAVRGDWTIIYLIIELMFCLMLIELIAGMWAWHMFAKHQNDLHKLKRQIALQMRNAKKESANAADTWNVL; this is encoded by the exons ATGTGCAACACAAAAATGCCTACAAAATCCAGCGTGGAGG ACATATCTTACAACGCCAACCTTTGGCTACAAGCCGCTATGCTAATCAATGTTTACATGTCCTTAATTTGGGGTATAATTTACGGTTGCTATATACTCTATAAT TTGTCAGAGTTGCAGGACTTTTATGGACGTGCGGTTATAGTCGCCTACATATTATCGTTGTTGGCCGAAGTTTATCGCTTACGTGCGGGCTATAAAGGCAACTTGGGCGCagag ATCAGCGAGCTGAGCATCTTTCTTGTGACAACACCGTTAATACAACTGCCGTTACTCGCGTTTCTCTTTCTCGCCGTGCGTGGTGATTGGACGATCATATATCTCATTATTGAGTTAATGTTTTGTTTAATGCTAATTGAATTGATTGCTGGCATGTGGGCCTGGCATATGTTTGCGAAACATCAAAATGATTTGCACAAACTGAAGCGCCAAATCGCGTTGCAAATGCGAAATGCCAAAAAAGAAAGTGCAAATGCTGCGGACACATGGAATGTGCTATAG
- the LOC126758980 gene encoding glycolipid transfer protein isoform X1 → MSTPRIQFKALKGFPPATKDKIETEAFLESAKEIVTVIESFGKLFTPVISDMNGNITKLTKVYNMDKIKYVYLEDMIILNVKVDNFAADALLWLKRGLQLICTFFENIFYDAQATDVLKIHLQNAYERTLKPYHGFLVQGTIKIIYNWVPTRSQLIGTGEAHDENLQELEKFLPTMRSHLNRIDALLKQCNVDNAKV, encoded by the exons ATGTCAACTCCACGTATACAATTTAAAGCATTGAAGGGCTTCCCGCCAGCCACTAAAGATAAAATCGAAACCGAAGCATTTCTGGAGTCTGCAAAGGAAATTGTGACCGTTATTG AGTCCTTTGGCAAACTATTTACACCTGTGATAAGTGATATGAACGGCAATATTACG AAATTAACAAAAGTCTATAATATGGACAAAATCAAATATGTCTACCTGGAGGATATGATCATCTTGAATGTAAAAGTGGACAACTTCGCTGCGGACGCGCTTTTGTGGCTGAAGCGTGGACTACAATTAATTTGCACCTTTTTCGAAAACATATTCTACGACGCACAAGCGACGGACGTGCTGAAAATACATTTGCAGAATGCATACGAGCGCACGCTGAAGCCTTATCACGGTTTCCTAGTGCAAGGCACCATAAAA ATAATCTACAACTGGGTGCCCACACGCTCACAGCTGATCGGTACGGGCGAGGCGCACGATGAGAATCTGCAAGAATTGGAGAAATTTCTACCGACAATGCGCAGCCACTTGAATCGCATCGATGCACTGCTAAAGCAATGCAACGTTGATAATGCTAAGGTGTGA